The Labilithrix sp. genome contains a region encoding:
- a CDS encoding serine/threonine protein kinase, translating to MSEPIRIGRYVVGRELAAGGMASVYLGRMSGPAGFGKTVAIKRMHPQFAKDPEFISMFLDEARITSGLSHPNVVLTLDVLEEPGELLLVMEYVHGGSLASILRAAQGQGLSTPPAIASAIVVATLNGLHAAHETRGDDGQPLHLVHRDVSPQNILVSADGLAKIADFGIAKAVGQVHATSEGVTKGKQAYMAPEQAIGEALTARADVFAAGIVLWEALVGKRLINGANGAERLHALLNLKVPPPSGLVASLPGAIDDVVLRALARDPNDRFATASEMAVALEHAIAPASPRDVGGWVRSAIAKDLASRDEKLADLHRWCRTAAPEMASSVRDVAAIAASTTMPAAGGTAILGPHSAAETVKSDTGISTERDVLPPGLLAGVPSRKVMLVGGAVLGGFALIGLVLIIAVIAARTSTPKANAAPSAPPSIEPPIAVTTPVTAPPPPPPEPVPEPEPAPEPAEPPAPSPAPPPPVAAKPKPPASAKPPTCRIVPQKDAAGRTVFKEICP from the coding sequence ATGTCCGAGCCCATCCGGATAGGGCGCTACGTCGTCGGCCGTGAGCTCGCGGCCGGCGGCATGGCGAGCGTCTACCTCGGCCGCATGTCCGGACCGGCGGGCTTCGGCAAGACCGTCGCGATCAAGCGGATGCATCCGCAGTTCGCGAAGGATCCCGAGTTCATCTCGATGTTCCTCGACGAGGCGCGCATCACGTCGGGCCTCAGCCACCCCAACGTCGTGCTGACGCTCGACGTCCTCGAGGAGCCGGGCGAGCTCCTCCTCGTGATGGAGTACGTGCACGGCGGCTCGCTCGCCTCGATCCTCCGCGCCGCGCAGGGCCAGGGCCTGTCGACCCCACCCGCGATCGCGAGCGCGATCGTCGTCGCCACGCTGAACGGCCTCCACGCCGCGCACGAGACGCGAGGCGACGACGGCCAGCCGCTGCACCTCGTCCATCGCGACGTCTCTCCGCAGAACATCCTCGTGAGCGCCGACGGCCTCGCGAAGATCGCGGACTTCGGCATCGCGAAGGCGGTCGGGCAGGTGCACGCGACGAGCGAGGGCGTCACGAAGGGCAAGCAGGCGTACATGGCGCCGGAGCAGGCGATCGGCGAGGCCCTCACCGCGCGCGCCGACGTGTTCGCCGCCGGCATCGTGCTCTGGGAGGCGCTCGTCGGCAAACGCCTCATCAACGGAGCCAACGGCGCCGAGCGCCTCCACGCGCTCTTGAACCTGAAGGTGCCGCCGCCGAGCGGCCTCGTCGCTTCGCTGCCAGGCGCGATCGACGACGTGGTCCTGCGCGCGCTCGCCCGCGATCCCAACGACCGCTTCGCGACCGCGAGCGAGATGGCGGTCGCGCTCGAGCACGCGATCGCGCCGGCGAGCCCGCGCGACGTCGGAGGTTGGGTCCGCAGCGCGATCGCGAAGGACCTCGCGAGCCGCGACGAGAAGCTCGCCGATCTCCACCGCTGGTGCCGGACCGCGGCGCCGGAGATGGCGTCGAGCGTCCGCGACGTCGCCGCGATCGCGGCGAGCACGACCATGCCCGCCGCCGGAGGCACCGCGATCCTCGGCCCGCACTCCGCCGCCGAGACGGTGAAGAGCGACACCGGCATCTCGACGGAGCGAGACGTCCTCCCGCCGGGTCTGCTCGCGGGCGTTCCCTCGCGCAAGGTGATGCTCGTCGGCGGCGCGGTGCTCGGAGGCTTCGCGCTGATCGGGCTCGTGCTCATCATCGCCGTGATCGCCGCGCGCACCTCGACGCCAAAGGCGAACGCGGCGCCGAGCGCGCCGCCGTCGATCGAGCCGCCGATCGCGGTCACGACGCCGGTGACGGCCCCGCCCCCGCCTCCGCCCGAGCCCGTACCCGAGCCCGAGCCCGCGCCCGAGCCGGCGGAGCCGCCCGCGCCATCACCTGCTCCGCCGCCGCCCGTCGCGGCGAAGCCGAAGCCCCCCGCGAGCGCGAAGCCCCCGACTTGCCGCATCGTCCCGCAGAAGGACGCCGCGGGGAGGACCGTGTTCAAGGAGATCTGTCCGTGA
- a CDS encoding peptidylprolyl isomerase, with product MRVLVASLLLFFACVPVPPGLPPQSNEIVYVDAGPVEVAPAGPSEEERARIRQEVAQRRAAALDGGLVEQPPDGNDPLRGSYTIEEATASLPGAGRLVATIDTSAGRITCDLWEDKAPNTVANFIGLANGTRPFKAGRAWMKEPYYDGTTFHRVIKGFMIQGGDRNGNGTGEPGYVIPDEIWPGAKHDRAGLLCMANRGKDTNGAQFFITDAAVPGLDGNYTIFGVCAPTSIVHAIATTPRDSGDRPMSPVVIDRVVVTREAS from the coding sequence ATGCGCGTCCTGGTCGCTTCACTGCTGCTCTTCTTTGCGTGTGTCCCCGTTCCGCCGGGGCTGCCTCCGCAGTCGAACGAGATCGTGTACGTCGACGCCGGCCCGGTCGAGGTCGCGCCGGCGGGACCGAGCGAAGAGGAGCGCGCGCGCATCCGGCAGGAGGTCGCGCAGCGCCGCGCCGCCGCGCTCGACGGCGGGCTCGTCGAACAGCCGCCCGACGGCAACGATCCGCTGCGCGGCAGCTACACGATCGAAGAAGCGACCGCGTCGCTCCCCGGCGCCGGCCGCCTCGTCGCGACGATCGACACGAGCGCGGGGCGCATCACGTGCGACCTCTGGGAGGACAAAGCCCCGAACACGGTCGCGAACTTCATCGGCCTCGCGAACGGGACGCGCCCCTTCAAGGCGGGGCGCGCGTGGATGAAGGAGCCCTACTACGACGGCACGACCTTCCACCGCGTCATCAAGGGCTTCATGATCCAAGGCGGCGACCGGAACGGGAACGGGACCGGCGAGCCCGGCTACGTCATCCCCGACGAGATCTGGCCGGGCGCGAAGCACGATCGAGCGGGCCTCCTCTGCATGGCGAACCGCGGCAAGGACACCAACGGCGCCCAGTTCTTCATCACCGACGCGGCGGTCCCGGGCCTCGACGGGAACTACACGATCTTCGGCGTCTGCGCGCCGACCTCGATCGTCCACGCGATCGCGACGACGCCGCGCGACTCGGGCGATCGCCCGATGTCGCCGGTGGTCATCGATCGCGTCGTCGTCACGCGCGAAGCCTCGTAG
- a CDS encoding DUF4214 domain-containing protein, whose translation MRFGWLVFVAVFAAGCAVEDPSGTKVRGNGAVQNDDDDPSDPTPTDQPANGNDGVAPVITPSTPAQTQTQTPGNTPASPAKKPAIACLTDTDSVKASYFIALQRDPDPGGLQHWVGIIQAGESRLGVLKQILQSPEFIASREQLTNEDYVTSLYRSFFDREPDAAGFALWLDSLNKGGSRSGIALAFADSAEFKDPGSNRAAACYF comes from the coding sequence ATGCGCTTCGGTTGGCTCGTCTTCGTCGCCGTGTTCGCGGCTGGCTGCGCGGTGGAGGATCCGTCGGGTACGAAGGTCCGCGGCAACGGCGCGGTGCAGAACGACGACGACGACCCGAGCGATCCGACGCCGACCGATCAGCCGGCGAACGGCAACGACGGCGTCGCGCCCGTGATCACGCCGTCGACGCCGGCGCAGACGCAAACGCAAACGCCCGGGAACACCCCGGCGAGCCCGGCGAAGAAGCCGGCGATCGCGTGCCTGACGGACACGGACTCGGTGAAGGCGTCGTACTTCATCGCGCTGCAGCGCGATCCCGATCCGGGCGGCCTCCAGCACTGGGTCGGCATCATCCAGGCGGGCGAGTCGCGGCTCGGCGTGCTGAAGCAGATCCTCCAGTCGCCCGAGTTCATCGCGTCGCGCGAGCAGCTCACGAACGAGGACTACGTCACGAGCCTCTACCGCAGCTTCTTCGATCGCGAGCCCGACGCGGCGGGCTTCGCGCTGTGGCTCGACAGCCTGAACAAGGGCGGCTCGCGCAGCGGCATCGCGCTCGCGTTCGCCGATAGCGCCGAGTTCAAGGACCCGGGCTCGAACCGCGCCGCGGCCTGCTACTTCTGA
- a CDS encoding DUF4347 domain-containing protein produces the protein MTALRLIVYDRTCTRWGVGLSTAWAAGARLYHRLDRHDAAYGATSWADALAWIASYEPSRSIAEVQYWGHGKWGRVLAGDDRLDRATFEGAHARAFASIRERLLPDGGSLLWLRTCEAFGGDAGHDFARCLADGLGARVAGHTFIIGVLQSGLRTLAPGMRPAWRATEGIAEGTPAKPLRAHESSALSPRTVHCLTNVVPRTWLAEDGVAQP, from the coding sequence GTGACGGCGCTCCGGCTCATCGTCTACGACCGCACGTGCACGCGCTGGGGCGTCGGCCTCTCGACCGCGTGGGCGGCGGGCGCGCGGCTCTACCATCGGCTCGATCGCCACGACGCCGCGTACGGGGCGACGAGCTGGGCCGACGCGCTCGCGTGGATCGCGTCGTACGAGCCTTCGCGCTCGATCGCCGAGGTCCAGTACTGGGGCCACGGCAAATGGGGCCGCGTGCTCGCGGGCGACGATCGGCTCGATCGCGCCACGTTCGAAGGCGCGCACGCGCGCGCGTTCGCGTCGATCCGCGAGCGCCTGCTCCCGGACGGAGGCTCGCTCCTCTGGCTGCGCACGTGCGAGGCGTTCGGCGGCGACGCCGGTCACGACTTCGCGCGCTGCCTCGCCGACGGCCTCGGCGCGCGCGTCGCGGGGCACACGTTCATCATCGGCGTGCTGCAGAGCGGCTTGAGGACGCTCGCGCCCGGCATGCGCCCGGCGTGGCGCGCGACGGAGGGGATCGCCGAGGGCACCCCGGCGAAGCCGCTGCGCGCGCACGAGTCCTCCGCGCTCTCCCCGCGCACGGTCCATTGCCTCACGAACGTCGTCCCGCGCACCTGGCTCGCGGAGGACGGCGTTGCGCAACCGTGA
- a CDS encoding alpha/beta fold hydrolase → MFLRSIPWLAVAIAAAGCSAATEDEDESATTESAATEALPCPRAPCAARPVVFIHGHNGHNGDGDAIFAALTAPGERWDARRSIGTGDHADWAARSIPRREWLFAFDYYVTRGSDAPKSFTAGPGRIGSNGQLVPDSDSYDRGVTHDFTKDLAAAIDDILRATGADKVDVVAHSMGGLITRSYLAFFPGAKAKIGEVLFLATPHQGVPFAVGESWFSDDPIWMDDHELTELDRVSWTARSKFTVRGRSGRDVWTKALMKAELAQPAGGPVKHCMKGAKDRFIFDDSARYERCADYQVVGGVDHGGLLRAREATDFARAVLGGTITE, encoded by the coding sequence GTGTTTCTTCGCTCGATCCCCTGGCTCGCCGTCGCGATCGCGGCGGCCGGATGCTCCGCCGCGACCGAGGACGAGGACGAGAGCGCGACGACGGAGAGCGCCGCGACGGAGGCGCTCCCCTGCCCGCGGGCGCCGTGCGCCGCGCGCCCGGTCGTCTTCATCCACGGCCACAACGGCCACAACGGCGACGGCGACGCGATCTTCGCCGCGCTCACCGCGCCCGGCGAGCGATGGGACGCGCGTCGCTCGATCGGCACCGGCGATCACGCGGACTGGGCGGCGCGCAGCATCCCGCGCCGCGAGTGGCTCTTCGCGTTCGACTACTACGTCACGCGCGGCAGCGACGCGCCGAAGTCCTTCACCGCCGGACCGGGCCGCATCGGCTCGAACGGGCAGCTCGTGCCGGACTCGGACTCGTACGATCGCGGCGTCACGCACGACTTCACGAAGGACCTCGCCGCCGCGATCGACGACATCCTCCGCGCGACGGGCGCCGACAAGGTCGACGTCGTCGCCCACAGCATGGGCGGCCTCATCACGCGCTCGTATCTCGCGTTCTTCCCCGGCGCGAAGGCGAAGATCGGCGAGGTGCTCTTCCTCGCGACGCCGCACCAAGGTGTCCCCTTCGCCGTCGGCGAGTCGTGGTTCAGCGACGACCCGATCTGGATGGACGACCACGAGCTGACGGAGCTCGATCGCGTGAGCTGGACGGCGCGCTCCAAGTTCACGGTGCGGGGTCGGTCGGGGCGCGACGTCTGGACGAAGGCGCTCATGAAGGCCGAGCTCGCGCAGCCCGCCGGCGGCCCGGTGAAGCACTGCATGAAGGGCGCGAAGGACCGCTTCATCTTCGACGACTCCGCGCGCTACGAGCGCTGCGCCGACTACCAGGTCGTCGGCGGCGTCGATCACGGCGGCCTCCTCCGCGCGCGCGAGGCGACCGACTTCGCGCGCGCGGTCCTCGGTGGCACGATCACGGAGTGA
- a CDS encoding PDZ domain-containing protein, giving the protein MGALLLLLTVLLHGVTFVALRWLVARRAGVRGMKPVLAIDHAPWSAVSLARRVLFTAVGPFGCYLVTALLLTFGLLLTGETRIDETSMRVRVAAASPAAAAGFRDGDQILRVDGAPVHDWDTLKREVAARPETPVLVAVRRGEEELTLTPTPSAAGKIGVGPWVETRPVGIGSALARGVVEPFAVVRSTVIGWGRVVRGSEHELSGPIGIAAGTSQAYRAGAGAALRLLGGLSAYGLVVPFVVALVFFPRSRRR; this is encoded by the coding sequence ATGGGCGCGCTCCTGCTCCTCCTCACCGTGCTCCTTCACGGCGTCACGTTCGTCGCTCTCCGCTGGCTCGTCGCGCGCCGCGCCGGCGTTCGCGGGATGAAGCCGGTGCTCGCGATCGACCACGCGCCGTGGTCCGCGGTGTCGCTCGCGCGCCGCGTGCTCTTCACGGCGGTCGGACCGTTCGGCTGTTACCTCGTCACCGCGCTGCTGCTCACGTTCGGCTTGCTGCTGACCGGGGAGACGCGCATCGACGAGACGAGCATGCGCGTGCGCGTCGCGGCGGCGAGCCCGGCCGCGGCGGCGGGGTTTCGCGACGGCGACCAGATCCTCCGCGTCGACGGCGCGCCCGTTCATGACTGGGACACGCTGAAGCGCGAGGTGGCGGCGCGTCCCGAGACGCCGGTCCTCGTCGCGGTGCGACGCGGCGAAGAGGAGCTCACGCTCACGCCGACGCCGAGCGCGGCGGGCAAGATCGGCGTCGGGCCTTGGGTCGAGACGCGCCCGGTCGGGATCGGCTCGGCCCTCGCGCGCGGCGTGGTGGAGCCGTTCGCCGTCGTCCGGTCGACGGTCATCGGGTGGGGTCGCGTCGTGCGCGGGAGCGAGCACGAGCTCTCCGGTCCGATCGGGATCGCCGCCGGGACGAGCCAGGCGTATCGTGCGGGCGCGGGTGCGGCGCTCCGTCTGCTCGGCGGTCTCAGCGCGTACGGCCTCGTCGTGCCCTTCGTCGTCGCGCTCGTGTTCTTCCCGCGCTCGCGCCGGCGCTGA
- a CDS encoding LysR family transcriptional regulator produces the protein MDLTSGIQTFVRVVEHGSLTRAARALGVTPSGVGKTLTRLEGELGLRLLTRTTRHVAMTEDGELFFEQCRKVLDELENARSMITSRRAAARGRLRVTIASTLGKLYLVPALVDFVAKHPDVKPDLLLTDRFVNIVEEGIDVAIRIGGLPDSSFAARRIGTQQIVTVAPPTLARRRRIATPADAIALPAVLFRRPSSGTPRPWTFAERGHVLTLHPEPRMSIDDGEALVAAVRAGLGVAQVPSYMAEVALAAGEVVEVLSAFRPPSEPIFAVHPARRNQPLRTLAFIEFLATRPIEPAVLGGPSKSQAPPRRRSR, from the coding sequence GTGGACCTGACCAGCGGGATCCAGACGTTCGTCCGCGTCGTCGAGCACGGGAGCTTGACGCGGGCGGCGCGCGCGCTCGGCGTCACGCCGTCGGGTGTCGGCAAGACGCTCACGCGGCTCGAGGGTGAGCTCGGGCTACGACTGCTCACGCGCACCACACGCCACGTGGCGATGACCGAGGACGGCGAGCTGTTCTTCGAGCAGTGCCGCAAGGTGCTCGACGAGCTCGAAAACGCGCGGAGCATGATCACGAGCCGGCGCGCGGCCGCACGCGGGCGCCTGCGCGTCACGATCGCCTCGACGTTGGGGAAGCTCTATCTCGTGCCGGCGCTCGTGGACTTCGTCGCGAAGCACCCCGACGTGAAGCCCGATCTCTTGCTCACGGACCGCTTCGTCAACATCGTCGAGGAGGGGATCGACGTCGCGATCCGGATCGGCGGCCTCCCGGACTCGTCGTTCGCGGCGCGGCGGATCGGCACGCAGCAGATCGTCACCGTCGCGCCTCCGACGCTCGCGCGTCGCCGTCGGATCGCGACGCCGGCGGACGCGATCGCTCTTCCCGCCGTACTCTTCCGTCGCCCGTCGAGCGGGACGCCGCGGCCGTGGACCTTCGCCGAGCGCGGCCACGTGCTCACGCTGCATCCGGAGCCGCGCATGAGCATCGACGACGGCGAGGCGCTCGTGGCCGCGGTCCGCGCCGGGCTCGGCGTCGCCCAGGTCCCGAGCTACATGGCGGAGGTCGCGCTCGCCGCCGGCGAGGTCGTGGAGGTCCTGAGCGCCTTCCGGCCGCCGAGCGAGCCGATCTTCGCCGTCCACCCGGCGCGACGGAACCAGCCGCTGCGCACGCTCGCGTTCATCGAGTTCCTCGCGACGCGCCCGATCGAGCCGGCGGTCCTCGGCGGGCCGTCGAAGAGCCAAGCGCCTCCTCGCCGGCGGAGCCGCTGA
- a CDS encoding aminotransferase class I/II-fold pyridoxal phosphate-dependent enzyme, protein MNHPFDDVSEAALRVRQSAKWKVYPDDVLPLWVAEMDYPLADPIKRVLHAAIDADDAGYADPRGLGAAFAPWAKARWGWEVDPADVKVAPDVVTALTELLLVTTEPGDGVVIDPPVYMPFAWTIRRYGRTVVEAPIANGRLDLEAIARAYASGAKVHVLCSPHNPSGTVHTRAELEAIAALARAHDVLVVSDEIHAPLTHAPHEHVPFPLVDPSVSVVLTSASKTFNLAGLKASVIVACHDRARAVVGRLPVELPYHAGHLGIVAARAAFEHGDPWLAETRRILDRNRALLGELLGEHLPRVRYTPPAAGYLAWLDCRALGLGADPAKVFLERARVALSPGPPFGTNGEGFARLNFATTRAILEEAVRRMAGATS, encoded by the coding sequence TTGAACCATCCGTTCGACGATGTGAGCGAGGCCGCGCTGCGCGTTCGGCAGAGCGCGAAGTGGAAGGTGTACCCCGACGACGTGCTCCCGCTGTGGGTCGCGGAGATGGACTATCCGCTCGCGGACCCGATCAAGCGCGTGCTCCACGCCGCGATCGACGCCGACGACGCGGGCTACGCCGATCCGCGCGGGCTCGGGGCCGCCTTCGCGCCGTGGGCGAAGGCGCGCTGGGGCTGGGAGGTCGATCCCGCCGACGTGAAGGTCGCGCCCGACGTCGTCACCGCGCTCACCGAGCTCCTCCTCGTCACGACGGAGCCGGGCGACGGCGTCGTCATCGATCCGCCGGTGTACATGCCGTTCGCGTGGACGATCCGGCGCTACGGGCGCACCGTCGTCGAGGCGCCGATCGCGAACGGCCGCCTCGACCTCGAAGCGATCGCGCGCGCCTACGCGAGCGGCGCGAAGGTGCACGTCCTCTGCTCGCCCCACAACCCGTCCGGGACGGTGCACACGCGCGCGGAGCTCGAGGCGATCGCCGCGCTCGCCCGCGCCCACGACGTGCTCGTCGTCAGCGACGAGATCCACGCGCCGCTGACGCACGCCCCGCACGAGCACGTCCCCTTCCCGCTCGTCGATCCGAGCGTCAGCGTCGTCCTCACGTCGGCGTCGAAGACGTTCAACCTCGCCGGCCTGAAGGCCTCGGTGATCGTCGCCTGCCACGATCGCGCCCGCGCGGTGGTGGGGCGGCTGCCGGTGGAGCTGCCGTACCACGCCGGCCACCTCGGCATCGTCGCCGCGCGCGCGGCCTTCGAGCACGGCGACCCATGGCTCGCGGAGACGAGGCGCATCCTCGATCGGAACCGCGCGCTGCTCGGGGAGCTCCTCGGGGAGCACCTCCCGCGCGTGCGCTACACGCCGCCGGCGGCGGGCTACCTCGCGTGGCTCGACTGCCGCGCGCTCGGGCTCGGCGCCGATCCCGCGAAGGTGTTCCTCGAGCGCGCCCGCGTCGCGCTCTCGCCCGGCCCGCCGTTCGGGACCAACGGCGAGGGCTTCGCGCGCCTCAACTTCGCGACGACGCGCGCGATCCTCGAAGAGGCCGTCCGCCGGATGGCGGGGGCGACGTCATAG
- a CDS encoding SUMF1/EgtB/PvdO family nonheme iron enzyme, translating into MADGACPSCGQALAAPDARFCHHCGFAMTPAAPAASAAPVVARSSDTQFASTELAAPLSPPPATSLPPMRIPEGTTIGVYRIESVLGEGGMGVVYKARDMALGRDVAVKCLHLNLAGDPEVRNRFVREARVLRTWSHPGAVAVYDFIEHEHVLAIVMELVEGENLAQHLARWRGKMPYDEVRTIMGDVLLAMDDAHANGVVHRDLKPDNVLVRKDGARLRPKIADFGIAKVLEGTTYTVSGALLGTCRYMSPEQVKTPSLADHRSDIYSLGVTLYELVAGRPPFDGTHFSVMMAHVTNVPRPPGKLRPDVPPPLEKLILEALSKDPTKRPASCAAFRERLLDALPPPASERMTATAVSSSVPLPTTLRETGGREMVLVPGGNFAMGPARREIHIDAFYIDRTPVTNAQFLVFLETTQYRPTDAGAKRFLAHWRNGRPARGDDRHPVVYVSWYDARAYAKWAGQRLPAEAEWEKAARGTDGRRYPWGRAEPKPSHANFARVREGTTIVGAYPEGASPYGCLDLAGNVWEWCEDLFDEDFYENGPSMNPKLAPSPQGKKGAGHVMRGGSFMYDARALRTYARISFDPHYRFAEGGFRCAKTPA; encoded by the coding sequence ATGGCGGACGGCGCGTGCCCTTCGTGCGGTCAGGCGCTCGCGGCGCCGGATGCGCGCTTTTGTCATCATTGCGGCTTCGCGATGACGCCGGCCGCGCCCGCCGCCTCGGCCGCGCCCGTCGTCGCGCGCTCGAGCGACACGCAGTTTGCGTCGACCGAGCTCGCGGCGCCGCTGTCGCCGCCGCCCGCGACGAGCCTGCCGCCGATGCGCATCCCGGAGGGCACCACGATCGGCGTGTACCGGATCGAGTCGGTGCTCGGCGAAGGCGGGATGGGCGTCGTCTACAAGGCGCGCGACATGGCGCTCGGCCGCGACGTCGCGGTCAAGTGCCTCCACCTGAACCTCGCCGGCGATCCGGAGGTGCGGAACCGCTTCGTGCGCGAGGCGCGCGTGCTCCGGACGTGGAGCCACCCCGGCGCGGTCGCGGTCTACGACTTCATCGAGCACGAGCACGTCCTCGCGATCGTGATGGAGCTCGTCGAGGGCGAGAACCTCGCGCAACACCTCGCGCGCTGGCGCGGGAAGATGCCCTACGACGAGGTCCGCACGATCATGGGCGACGTGCTGCTCGCGATGGACGACGCGCACGCGAACGGCGTCGTCCACCGCGACCTCAAGCCGGACAACGTCCTCGTGCGGAAGGACGGCGCCCGGCTCCGCCCGAAGATCGCCGACTTCGGGATCGCGAAGGTCCTCGAAGGCACGACCTACACCGTGAGCGGCGCGCTGCTCGGGACGTGCCGCTACATGTCGCCGGAGCAGGTGAAGACGCCGAGCCTCGCCGATCATCGCTCCGACATCTATTCGCTCGGCGTCACGCTCTACGAGCTCGTCGCCGGGCGCCCGCCGTTCGACGGCACGCACTTCAGCGTGATGATGGCGCACGTCACCAACGTGCCGCGTCCTCCCGGCAAGCTCCGCCCCGACGTCCCGCCTCCGCTCGAGAAGCTCATCCTCGAGGCGCTCTCGAAGGATCCGACGAAGCGCCCCGCCTCGTGCGCCGCGTTCCGCGAGCGCCTCCTCGACGCGCTGCCGCCGCCGGCGTCGGAGCGCATGACCGCGACCGCGGTCTCGTCGTCGGTCCCGCTCCCCACCACCCTGCGCGAGACCGGCGGCCGCGAGATGGTCCTCGTGCCGGGCGGCAACTTCGCGATGGGCCCCGCGCGGCGCGAGATCCATATCGATGCATTTTACATAGATCGCACCCCCGTCACGAACGCGCAGTTCCTCGTCTTCCTCGAGACGACGCAGTACCGCCCGACCGACGCGGGGGCGAAGCGCTTCCTCGCGCACTGGCGCAACGGGAGGCCGGCGCGCGGCGACGACCGCCACCCCGTCGTCTACGTGTCCTGGTACGACGCGCGCGCGTACGCGAAGTGGGCGGGGCAAAGGCTCCCGGCCGAGGCGGAGTGGGAGAAGGCGGCGCGCGGCACCGACGGCCGGCGCTACCCGTGGGGACGGGCGGAGCCGAAGCCGAGTCACGCGAACTTCGCGCGCGTCCGCGAGGGCACGACCATCGTCGGCGCGTACCCGGAGGGCGCGTCGCCGTACGGCTGCCTCGATCTCGCGGGCAACGTCTGGGAGTGGTGCGAGGACCTCTTCGACGAGGACTTCTACGAGAACGGCCCGAGCATGAACCCGAAGCTCGCGCCCTCGCCGCAAGGAAAGAAGGGCGCCGGCCACGTCATGCGCGGCGGCTCCTTCATGTACGACGCGCGCGCGCTCCGCACGTACGCCCGCATCTCGTTCGATCCGCACTACCGCTTCGCCGAAGGCGGCTTCCGCTGCGCCAAGACGCCGGCTTGA
- a CDS encoding alpha/beta hydrolase fold domain-containing protein, producing MKLLSALALAFVAVGCSDGGTSGAPVASSSSSSTSSSSSSSTSSSSSSGGEPDDPLLTARPYERTVPASYDASKPAPLVMLLHGYTSNAKDQDAYFGISALAETKGFLVALPNGTKDAAGNPFWAATDACCNFVNAAVDDVAYLRAVLADMKLRYAVDPKRVYVVGHSNGGFMSHRLACELAGEIAAIVSLAGGQFADATKCTPSAPVAVLQVHGDQDETVTYEGGVFFGKSYPSAKQTVATWAAKNGCSPTLEPARDALDLERTLAGAETTVARHACTTGAAELWTIAGGKHVPTFAQPAWAEAVYSFLDAHPKP from the coding sequence GTGAAGCTCCTGTCCGCGCTCGCGCTCGCGTTCGTCGCCGTTGGCTGCTCCGACGGCGGGACGAGCGGCGCGCCGGTCGCGTCTTCATCGTCGTCGTCCACGTCGTCATCGTCGTCTTCATCGACGTCGTCGTCGTCGTCGAGCGGCGGCGAGCCGGACGATCCGCTCCTCACGGCGCGGCCGTACGAGCGCACGGTGCCGGCGAGCTACGACGCGAGCAAGCCGGCGCCGCTCGTCATGCTGCTCCACGGCTACACGAGCAACGCGAAGGACCAAGACGCCTACTTCGGCATCAGCGCGCTCGCGGAGACGAAGGGCTTCCTCGTCGCCCTGCCGAACGGCACGAAGGACGCCGCCGGCAACCCGTTCTGGGCCGCGACGGACGCATGCTGCAACTTCGTGAACGCCGCCGTCGACGACGTCGCCTACTTGCGCGCGGTCCTCGCCGACATGAAGCTGCGCTACGCGGTCGATCCGAAGCGCGTCTACGTCGTCGGCCACTCGAACGGCGGCTTCATGAGCCATCGCCTCGCGTGCGAGCTCGCCGGCGAGATCGCGGCGATCGTGAGCCTCGCCGGCGGCCAGTTCGCCGACGCGACGAAGTGCACGCCGTCCGCGCCGGTCGCGGTGCTGCAGGTCCACGGCGATCAAGACGAGACCGTCACCTACGAAGGCGGCGTCTTCTTTGGCAAGTCGTACCCGAGCGCGAAGCAGACGGTCGCGACGTGGGCGGCGAAGAACGGCTGCAGCCCCACGCTCGAGCCGGCGCGCGACGCCCTCGACCTCGAGCGCACCCTCGCCGGCGCGGAGACCACCGTCGCCCGCCACGCCTGCACGACCGGCGCGGCCGAGCTCTGGACGATCGCCGGCGGCAAGCACGTCCCCACCTTCGCGCAGCCGGCGTGGGCCGAGGCCGTCTACTCCTTCCTCGACGCCCACCCGAAGCCCTGA